A region of Ochotona princeps isolate mOchPri1 chromosome 2, mOchPri1.hap1, whole genome shotgun sequence DNA encodes the following proteins:
- the LDLRAD2 gene encoding low-density lipoprotein receptor class A domain-containing protein 2: MGVRVPQLRGRLLLLGAAILAVSALETADLVHLCGQTWQGPGMLLRSHPTSRRFYFVAPDTDCKLWIQAADPGDRIHLQFRFFLVYSLMSASPTPPAPNVSTPEPSDPCVAGSYLQLYEGSPGEAQPLGAPLCGLTIPVPVVSSGHFLGLHLVTRGRQPRVDFVGEVTSFRLGPCGAYFRCHNGKCIPPSLVCDRWSIDNCGDGSDQASWAPANCRVPSPVPSHTGSSTVDSSKSSPLRSAGTLWITSQGSPPEAWGRVPQDTALQGRSWSCPAHQNPL, translated from the exons ATGGGGGTGCGTGTTCCTCAGCTACGCGGAAGGCTGCTCCTGCTCGGGGCAGCCATCCTGGCTGTGTCTGCCCTGGAGACCG CGGACTTGGTGCACCTGTGCGGGCAGACGTGGCAGGGGCCCGGCATGTTGCTGCGCTCACACCCCACGTCGCGCAGGTTCTACTTCGTGGCTCCGGACACCGACTGTAAGCTCTGGATACAGGCAGCCGACCCCGGTGACAGGATCCACCTCCAGTTCCGCTTCTTTCTGGTCTATAGTCTGATGTCTGCGTCCCCGACGCCCCCAGCTCCCAATGTCTCTACCCCAGAGCCCTCAGACCCTTGCGTCGCTGGCTCCTACTTGCAGCTCTACGAAGGCTCACCTGGAGAGGCCCAACCCCTGGGGGCTCCTCTCTGTGGCTTGACCATTCCTGTCCCTGTGGTCTCCTCTGGACACTTCCTCGGCCTGCACCTGGTCACCAGAGGCCGCCAGCCCCGAGTGGACTTCGTGGGTGAAGTCACCTCTTTCCGGTTAG GACCCTGTGGGGCCTACTTCCGCTGTCACAACGGCAAGTGCATCCCTCCGAGCCTGGTGTGTGATCGCTGGAGCATAGACAACTGTGGCGACGGCAGTGACCAGGCCTCCTGGGCACCAGCCAATTGCAGAG TTCCCTCCCCGGTGCCCAGCCACACAGGAAGCTCCACGGTGGACAGCTCCAAGTCCTCGCCTCTCAGGTCTGCAGGAACCCTCTGGATTACATCTCAGGGGAGTCCCCCAGAGGCCTGGGGCCGTGTACCCCAGGACACAGCTTTACAAGGTAGGAGCTGGTCCTGCCCTGCCCATCAGAATCCTTTGTAG